The following DNA comes from Myxococcota bacterium.
GGCGCGGTCGTCGCCGTGCGTGCCCGAGTATCTCGCCGAGAGCACGCCGGGCGCCCCGCCGAGCGCGTCGACCTCGAGGCCCGAGTCCTCGCCCAGCGCGAGCACGCCGGACGAGCGCGCGGCGTGACTCGCCTTGGCGCGCGCGTTGGCCTCGAAGGTGGCGCCGGTCTCCTCCAGGTCCCCGATCAGCGGATACTGCGCGAAGGTCTCGAGCACCAGGTCGGGCATGTGCAAGAGCCCGCGCAGCTCGCGCAGCTTGCCCTCGTTGCGCGTGGCGAGCAGCAGGCGCTTCAAGCCGGAGTCACTCTCGCCGGCCCCAGGCAGCGACGGTCATCGGCATCGGCACGATCGCGCGCGGGTCCTGGAGCACCGCCATGGCCTCGTCGAACTCCTCCGCGCCGACCACGCCACTCTCGAGCACCGGGACTCGGAATTTCTCGACAGTGAGCCGCAGGAAGTGCGCCGCCGGTGGCGAGCCGCCGCGCACGAGCGGAACACGGCCTTCCGCACTCAGGTCCGCGAGCCCCAGTGAGTCGAGGTCACCCAGCAAGCGGCGGCCGTACTCGACCTCGACCGGGCACGTCGACTCCAGATGGCGCATGGCGGCGAGCACGACCCGCCGCAGCGCGGCCGACTCCGCCCCAGCGAAGAGGGTCACGAAGTCGGGCTCCTCGACCAGCATCCACCCGCCCGGGCGCAGCGCGTCGCGCATGCGGCGCAGCGCCGCTCGTTTGTCGGGAAGCCACTCGACCAGCCAGCGCGTGTGAACGAGGTCGAACCCGCTCGGCAGCGCCTCCGCGTTGACGTCGTGACGGAGCACTTCGAGTGAAGCACGGCCGGCGCCCTCGCGCTCGAGAAAGTCCGTCTCGAGGTCCGTCGCGACGACCACGCCCCTGGGCGCCACCTGCTCGGCCATCCAGAACGCGATCGAGCCCCCGCCCGCGCCCACTTCGATGCAGCGCCAGCCGGGTCCCAGGCCGATGCGCTTCAGGT
Coding sequences within:
- a CDS encoding non-canonical purine NTP pyrophosphatase; the encoded protein is MKRLLLATRNEGKLRELRGLLHMPDLVLETFAQYPLIGDLEETGATFEANARAKASHAARSSGVLALGEDSGLEVDALGGAPGVLSARYSGTHGDDRANLEKLLRELARAENRRARFVCTVAVSEPDGEVTATARGT
- a CDS encoding class I SAM-dependent methyltransferase — protein: MSTRYAYDHAWAEERLRLSGLELALDPGTRHHLKRIGLGPGWRCIEVGAGGGSIAFWMAEQVAPRGVVVATDLETDFLEREGAGRASLEVLRHDVNAEALPSGFDLVHTRWLVEWLPDKRAALRRMRDALRPGGWMLVEEPDFVTLFAGAESAALRRVVLAAMRHLESTCPVEVEYGRRLLGDLDSLGLADLSAEGRVPLVRGGSPPAAHFLRLTVEKFRVPVLESGVVGAEEFDEAMAVLQDPRAIVPMPMTVAAWGRRE